The Vitis riparia cultivar Riparia Gloire de Montpellier isolate 1030 chromosome 3, EGFV_Vit.rip_1.0, whole genome shotgun sequence genome includes a region encoding these proteins:
- the LOC117911031 gene encoding probable disease resistance protein At1g59620, translating to MSADHLQFLKNKFFLDLEDAEQEHTGENEIPLLSHFLQIRDVLKAKGITVSTPIRLKNCLYNAISALEECVVLSEKREPRKKKDGPMHGYTLAEHWLICKTRRLLVPTTRKLTAAADAVIPGMTDMAASSSSTSLPLIPRPNSEDFYPWSFRGFDEQITTILDRLENTGDGFQEIGIVGIGGSGKTTLAQFVFVNQNMMDAFHYRIWICLFPELSGDWYICLENDKASLILSSSTPLDKHKRQLPQTLLQ from the exons ATGTCTGCTGATCATTTGCAGTTCTTGAAGAACAAGTTCTTTCTGGACTTGGAAGACGCGGAGCAGGAACACACCGGGGAAAATGAGATCCCCCTTCTCTCTCACTTTCTACAGATTAGAGATGTGCTGAAAGCAAAGGGCATCACTGTATCCACACCCATCAGATTGAAGAATTGTCTATACAACGCAATCAGCGCATTAGAAGAGTGCGTGGTGTTGTCGGAGAAGCGTGAACCCCGAAAGAAGAAGGATGGTCCGATGCATGGATACACTCTGGCGGAGCATTGGCTGATATGCAAAACCAGAAGGTTGTTGGTTCCAACAACGAGAAAGCTAACAGCTGCAGCTGATGCGGTTATTCCTGGTATGACCGATATGGCCGCAAGTTCATCCTCCACCTCCTTACCACTTATTCCAAGACCAAACTCCGAGGATTTTTATCCTTGGAGTTTTCGAGGTTTTGATGAACAAATAACCACAATTTTAGATCGACTTGAGAATACAGGGGATGGGTTTCAGGAAATCGGAATCGTGGGGATCGGGGGATCGGGTAAAACCACTCTCGCgcaatttgtttttgttaatcAGAATATGATGGATGCCTTCCATTACAGAATTTGGATTTGCTTATTCCCCGAACTGAGTGGGGAT TGGTACATTTGCCTTGAGAATGACAAAGCTTCTCTAATACTCTCCTCATCCACACCCCTTGACAAGCACAAGAGGCAGCTGCCACAAACTCTGCTTCAGTAG